A genomic stretch from Harpia harpyja isolate bHarHar1 chromosome 20, bHarHar1 primary haplotype, whole genome shotgun sequence includes:
- the GM2A gene encoding ganglioside GM2 activator translates to MLGAGLALALCALQLCPAALGGSYPQLLVERSGSRRLSKVGGFAWENCGDRRDPVVLQSLSVAPDPISIPGSLRVSAAVSSGKAMASPLKVVLVVEKALGDLWIQLPCIDQLGSCTYNDICTILDNLIPPGTTCPEPLLTYGIPCHCPFKAGSYSLPASDFILPDVELPAWMTNGNYRVRAAVSNGGEELACVKVAFSLQSQ, encoded by the exons ATgctgggagcggggctggcgCTGGCGCTCTGcgccctgcagctctgcccggcCGCGCTCGGAGGGTCGTACCCGCAGCTGCTGGTGGAGCGGAGCGGCTCTCGGAGGCTGAGCAAG GTTGGTGGCTTTGCCTGGGAGAACTGTGGTGACAGGAGGGACCCCGTGGTGCTGCAGAGCCTCTCCGTGGCACCCGACCCCATCAGCATCCCGGGCAGCCTGCGCGTCAGCGCAGCCGTCAGCAGCGGCAAGGCCATGGCCTCCCCTCTGAAG gtggtgctggtggtggagAAGGCACTGGGTGACCTCTGGATCCAGCTGCCCTGCATTGACCAGCTGGGCAGCTGTACCTACAATGACATCTGCACCATCCTCGACAACCTCATCCCGCCTGGCACGACCTGCCCGGAGCCCCTGCTCACCTATGGCATCCCCTGCCACTGCCCCTTCAAAGCG ggctcctacTCCCTGCCAGCCAGCGACTTCATCCTGCCCGATGTGGAGCTGCCTGCCTGGATGACCAACGGCAACTACCGTGTCCGGGCGGCTGTCAGCAATGGCGGGGAGGAGCTCGCCTGCGTCAAAGTGGCCTTCTCCCTGCAGTCCCAGTGA
- the CCDC69 gene encoding coiled-coil domain-containing protein 69 isoform X2 has product MGCTGSALRCCPAGGKRQLKAQQQREPASQELTALKTENANATLLPEDGKEKAALREERTESTRLLQGQEEEEKRLRDASRAGTARITQDINNQETIQVLNSQLKSFQERMKRVEESLLSTDYKKHIQEHGSPSPFWEQELESLHFVIEMKNEHIHSLDKKLLNLETVVERNLLLEEKVKTLQQENEDLQVRTQNHLVMAKQLSEELLAARGALEKEAQLREQARREKEELLYRVLNGGDGTPFPIAASEVPLIAT; this is encoded by the exons ATGGGCTGCACCGGCAGCGCCCTGCGCTGCTGCCCCGCCGGCGGCAAG AGACAGCTAAAagcccagcagcagagggaacCGGCTTCCCAGGAGCTCACGGCCTTGAAGACAGAGAACG CCAATGCCACCCTGTTGCCtgaggatgggaaggagaaggcagcGCTGCGAGAGGAGCGGACGGAGAGCACGAGACTCCTCCaaggccaggaggaggaggagaagcggcTGCGGGATGCCAGCCGGGCAGGCACCGCGAGAATCACCCAGGACATTAACAACCAG GAGACGATCCAGGTGCTGAATTCCCAGCTGAAGTCCTTCCAGGAGAGGATGAAGCGGGTGGAGGAGTCGCTCTTGAGCACAGACTACAAGAAGCACATCCAG GAGCACGGGAGTCCCAGCCCCttctgggagcaggagctggagagcCTGCACTTTGTCATCGAGATGAAGAACGAGCACATCCACAGCCTGGACAAGAAGCTGCTGAACCTCGAGACTGTG GTGGAGAGGAACCTtctgctggaggagaaggtgaagaCTCTCCAGCAGGAGAATGAGGACCTGCAAGTTCGCACCCAGAACCACTTGGTCATGGCGAA GCAACTGTCGGAGGAGCTCCTGGCCGCTCGCGGGGCGCTGGAGAAGGAGGCACAGCTGCGGGAGCAGGCTCGCCGCGAGAAAGAAGAGCTGCTGTACCGCGTGCTCAACGGGGGGGACGGTACCCCCTTCCCCATCGCCGCCAGCGAGGTGCCCCTCATCGCCACGTAG
- the CCDC69 gene encoding coiled-coil domain-containing protein 69 isoform X1 gives MGCTGSALRCCPAGGKRQLKAQQQREPASQELTALKTENANATLLPEDGKEKAALREERTESTRLLQGQEEEEKRLRDASRAGTARITQDINNQVEKGKDLEEQFDALRREHTETLQELQRAHEQEKVLLAESYHRSQAALQETIQVLNSQLKSFQERMKRVEESLLSTDYKKHIQEHGSPSPFWEQELESLHFVIEMKNEHIHSLDKKLLNLETVVERNLLLEEKVKTLQQENEDLQVRTQNHLVMAKQLSEELLAARGALEKEAQLREQARREKEELLYRVLNGGDGTPFPIAASEVPLIAT, from the exons ATGGGCTGCACCGGCAGCGCCCTGCGCTGCTGCCCCGCCGGCGGCAAG AGACAGCTAAAagcccagcagcagagggaacCGGCTTCCCAGGAGCTCACGGCCTTGAAGACAGAGAACG CCAATGCCACCCTGTTGCCtgaggatgggaaggagaaggcagcGCTGCGAGAGGAGCGGACGGAGAGCACGAGACTCCTCCaaggccaggaggaggaggagaagcggcTGCGGGATGCCAGCCGGGCAGGCACCGCGAGAATCACCCAGGACATTAACAACCAG GTGGAAAAGGGAAAAGACCTGGAGGAGCAGTTTGATGCCCTGAGGAGAGAGCACACAGAGACCCTGCAAG AGCTCCAGAGAGCACATGAGCAGGAGAAGGTGCTGCTGGCAGAGTCCTAccacaggtcccaggcagccctACAG GAGACGATCCAGGTGCTGAATTCCCAGCTGAAGTCCTTCCAGGAGAGGATGAAGCGGGTGGAGGAGTCGCTCTTGAGCACAGACTACAAGAAGCACATCCAG GAGCACGGGAGTCCCAGCCCCttctgggagcaggagctggagagcCTGCACTTTGTCATCGAGATGAAGAACGAGCACATCCACAGCCTGGACAAGAAGCTGCTGAACCTCGAGACTGTG GTGGAGAGGAACCTtctgctggaggagaaggtgaagaCTCTCCAGCAGGAGAATGAGGACCTGCAAGTTCGCACCCAGAACCACTTGGTCATGGCGAA GCAACTGTCGGAGGAGCTCCTGGCCGCTCGCGGGGCGCTGGAGAAGGAGGCACAGCTGCGGGAGCAGGCTCGCCGCGAGAAAGAAGAGCTGCTGTACCGCGTGCTCAACGGGGGGGACGGTACCCCCTTCCCCATCGCCGCCAGCGAGGTGCCCCTCATCGCCACGTAG